The following proteins are co-located in the Leptodactylus fuscus isolate aLepFus1 chromosome 8, aLepFus1.hap2, whole genome shotgun sequence genome:
- the LOC142217135 gene encoding olfactory receptor 9G19-like → MVGRKAETILDNQTSAGNIQIVPFFTKSQDTPYIFFPLLTVYLLGVLINILIIVVVYTDRRLHTPMYLFLCNLSIIDVCFSTVIVPKVLYMLLSGRNMVSFTQCFTQFFFYVLVGTTEDTLLFTMAYDRYVAICKPLYYSRILSKRTCSGIIAGIWLSAIMNSLLITTQASKMTFCTTNKIHHLFCDFKALFKISCGGLEKFFNLVYFEILVFVFFPFLFSLISYIKIINIITHIKSREGRRKVFSTCSSHLTVLLLYYTTASSVLLAPNSKYSDILEQICSVLYTTVTPLLNPLIYTLRNKEVKQALQRLVKTK, encoded by the exons atggttgggag GAAGGCTGAAACCATCCTGGATAACCAGACCTCTGCCGGCAATATCCAAATTGTACCTTTCTTTACCAAATCACAGGACACCCCATATATCTTTTTCCCATTGCTGACTGTCTATTTGTTGGGCGTATTAATAAATATCCTTATCATTGtagtagtatatactgaccgccgGCTCCACACCCCAATGTATCTCTTTCTGTGTAATTTATCCATTATTGATGTCTGTTTCTCTACCGTCATAGTCCCTAAAGTGCTTTACATGTTATTAAGTGGTAGAAATATGGTGTCGTTCACCCAGTGCTTCACTCAGTTTTTCTTTTACGTCTTGGTTGGCACCACAGAAGATACCTTATTGTTTACCATGGCTTATGACcgctatgtggccatctgtaaaccTTTGTATTATAGTCGTATTCTGAGTAAGAGAACGTGTTCTGGGATCATTGCTGGTATTTGGTTGTCCGCCATAATGAACTCTCTATTAATTACAACCCAAGCCTCCAAGATGACCTTCTGCACAACCAATAAGATCCACCACCTATTCTGTGACTTCAAAGCTCTGTTTAAGATCTCCTGCGGTGGCTTAGAGAAGTTCTTCAATCTTGTGTATTTCGAGATTTTAGTATTTGTTTTCTTCCCCTTCTTGTTCAGTTTAATCTCATATATAAAGATTATCAACATCATCACGCATATTAAGTCCCGGGAGGGAAGACGAAAGGTCTTCTCCACTTGTTCTTCTCACCTGACTGTcctcctcctctactacaccactGCCTCATCTGTCTTATTGGCTCCAAATTCTAAATACTCAGATATCTTAGAACAGATCTGCTCTGTGCTTTATACCACGGTGACCCCATTGTTAAACCCTCTCATTTACACACTTCGAAATAAAGAAGTTAAACAAGCCCTCCAGAGACTGGTAAAGACCAAGTAA